From one Musa acuminata AAA Group cultivar baxijiao chromosome BXJ2-6, Cavendish_Baxijiao_AAA, whole genome shotgun sequence genomic stretch:
- the LOC135613939 gene encoding protein trichome birefringence-like 11 has translation MDVAVKKWMKTVEKLVVLACAAFAASSLFLLCSLCFRFWEAVAGGALVGGDRSQGWGVQQVLKGEEDRGGGGGGGADGCDLFDGKWVQDESYPLYESKNCAFIDEGFRCAENGRPDRLYTQWRWQPARCNLPRFDAKLMLEKLRNRRLVFAGDSIGRNQWESLLCMLSSAASANDDSVYEVNGQPITKHKGFLIFRFRDYNCTVEYYRAPHLVLRSRPPPDAPSPVKSVLRLDVMDRKSAGWRDADVLVVNTGHWWSHEKTIGSGCYFEEGGKVELQMSVESAYERSMKTFLDWIDKEINTSRTQVVFRTYSPAHSSEGDGKSGGKCHSETVPDFRSSYSLSKSWSHFLNPFTEQRMQNSTRSALKEIDVLNVTEMTAQRKDGHQSLYHVGPLSDARLRKEDCSHWCLPGVPDAWNELLYALFLRRDFKARVRP, from the exons ATGGACGTGGCCGTCAAGAAGTGGATGAAGACCGTGGAGAAGCTCGTGGTGTTGGCCTGTGCCGCCTTCGCTGCCTCGTCTTTGTTCCTGTTGTGCTCCCTCTGCTTCCGCTTCTGGGAGGCGGTGGCCGGTGGGGCCCTGGTGGGCGGCGATAGGTCGCAGGGTTGGGGAGTACAGCAAGTGCTGAAGGGCGAGGaagacagaggaggaggaggaggaggaggtgccgATGGCTGCGATCTGTTCGATGGAAAGTGGGTGCAGGACGAGAGCTACCCACTGTATGAATCCAAGAACTGTGCGTTCATCGACGAGGGATTCCGGTGTGCCGAGAACGGAAGGCCCGATCGACTCTACACACAGTGGCGGTGGCAGCCCGCCCGTTGCAATCTCCCCAG ATTCGATGCCAAGCTGATGCTGGAGAAGCTACGGAACCGTCGGCTGGTCTTTGCCGGCGACTCCATTGGGAGAAACCAGTGGGAGTCTCTCCTCTGCATGCTGTCTTCAGCCGCCTCTGCGAACGACGACTCCGTGTACGAAGTCAACGGGCAGCCCATCACCAAGCACAAGGGGTTCCTGATATTCCGGTTCAGGGACTACAACTGCACCGTGGAGTACTACCGAGCCCCCCACCTGGTGTTGCGAAGCCGGCCACCCCCTGACGCGCCGTCGCCTGTTAAGAGCGTGCTCAGATTGGACGTCATGGACCGGAAGTCCGCCGGGTGGAGGGATGCCGACGTGCTGGTCGTCAACACCGGCCACTGGTGGAGCCATGAGAAGACCATCGGAAG TGGATGCTATTTCGAGGAAGGGGGGAAGGTGGAGCTGCAGATGAGCGTGGAAAGCGCTTATGAGAGATCGATGAAGACATTCTTAGATTGGATTGACAAGGAGATCAACACAAGCAGGACTCAGGTCGTCTTCCGTACTTATTCCCCTGCACATTCCAG TGAAGGTGATGGGAAGAGTGGAGGAAAATGTCATTCGGAGACAGTCCCAGATTTCAGATCCTCGTATTCCTTATCAAAATCATGGAGCCATTTCCTGAACCCATTCACAGAACAACGCATGCAGAATTCAACTCGATCTGCATTGAAAGAAATAGATGTGTTGAACGTGACCGAGATGACAGCCCAGAGAAAAGATGGGCATCAGTCACTGTATCATGTTGGTCCTCTGAGCGATGCAAGGCTTCGTAAGGAGGATTGCAGCCATTGGTGCTTGCCTGGGGTTCCTGACGCATGGAACGAACTCCTTTATGCTCTTTTCCTCAGAAGAGACTTCAAAGCTCGAGTAAGGCCATGA